The nucleotide window GCTGCATTCGAAAACAACGAAGTTGTCCGCGGTACCCTCACCAAGCGCATCAAGGGCGGCGTAGTTGTCGACCTCTTCGGTATCGATGCCTTCTTGCCGGGTTCCCAGATCGACCTCCGTCAGATCCCGGACATCAACGCCCTCATCGGTCAGGACTTTGACCTCAAGGTTATCAAGGTTAACAAGGCTCGTCGTAACATCGTCGTTTCTCGCCGTGTTGTTCTCGAAGAAGAACGCAACAAGCAGCGTGGCGACGTTCTCGAAACCCTCGAAAAGAACCAGGTTCGCAAGGGTATCGTCAAGAACATCACCGACTTCGGTGCATTCATTGACCTCGGCGGCGTAGATGGCCTCCTCCACATCACCGACATGAGCTACAAGCGCATCAACCACCCCACCGAAATGGTCCAGCTCGGCCAGGAAGTGGAAGTCATGGTGCTCGACTTCAACGACAAGAAGGAACGTATCTCTCTCGGCATGAAGCAGCTTAAGCCGCATCCCTGGAAGGATATCGCTGAACGTTATCCGGAAGGCGCAATCGTTAAGGGTAAGGTTGTTTCCATCACTGATTACGGTGCATTCATCGAACTGGATTCCGGCGTTGAAGGCCTCATCCACGTTTCCGAAATGTCCTGGACTCAGCACGTTAAGCATCCGTCCAAGATCCTCACCGTTGGTCAGGAAGTTGAAGCTGTCGTTCTCAAGGTCGAAGAAGAAGCTGAACGCATCTCTCTCGGCATGAAGCAGCTCGAATCTGATCCGTGGGATTCCATCGAAACCGAACTTCCCCCGGGCGCACGCGTTGTTGGTGAAATCCGCAACATTGCTTCCTTCGGCGCATTCGTCGAAATCAAGGAAGGTGTTGATGGCCTCATCCACGTTTCCGACATGTCCTGGACCAAGAAGATCACCCATCCGAACGAAATGGTCAAGAAGGGTGACAAGGTTGAATGCGTCGTTCTCGCTGTCGATAAGGAAAAGCGTCGCATTTCCCTCTCCATGAAGCACCTCTCCGAAGATCCGTGGGATTCCATCGATTCCACCTACCCGGTTGATGCTGAAGTGAAGGGCCAGATCGTTCGTATGCTCGACCGCGGCGTTGTCGTCGAACTCGGTGAAGGCATCGAAGGTTTCATCCCCGTTTCCAAGCTCACTGCTGAATACATCAAGGTTCCTGCCGATGCATTCAAGGTTGGTGACGAAGTTCCGGCCGTTGTTACCGAAATCGATCAGAACAACCGTAAGATCTACCTCTCTGTGGTTGACTA belongs to Fibrobacter sp. and includes:
- the rpsA gene encoding 30S ribosomal protein S1, which produces MANNLKFGSQADLDEILAAEAECGADFRKANADVYAGMDCLEQGKLVVGKISQVNEQEVLVDVNYKSEGVIDRAEFKDSDSLDLGSEIEVFVEKLEDEDGRLILSKQKADFVRVWDRIHAAFENNEVVRGTLTKRIKGGVVVDLFGIDAFLPGSQIDLRQIPDINALIGQDFDLKVIKVNKARRNIVVSRRVVLEEERNKQRGDVLETLEKNQVRKGIVKNITDFGAFIDLGGVDGLLHITDMSYKRINHPTEMVQLGQEVEVMVLDFNDKKERISLGMKQLKPHPWKDIAERYPEGAIVKGKVVSITDYGAFIELDSGVEGLIHVSEMSWTQHVKHPSKILTVGQEVEAVVLKVEEEAERISLGMKQLESDPWDSIETELPPGARVVGEIRNIASFGAFVEIKEGVDGLIHVSDMSWTKKITHPNEMVKKGDKVECVVLAVDKEKRRISLSMKHLSEDPWDSIDSTYPVDAEVKGQIVRMLDRGVVVELGEGIEGFIPVSKLTAEYIKVPADAFKVGDEVPAVVTEIDQNNRKIYLSVVDYFKNRESAELKAWMDSHKPGENGTTIGDAAPKAKKAKKEEA